Proteins from one Candidatus Babeliales bacterium genomic window:
- a CDS encoding tRNA-guanosine(34) transglycosylase: MPFFKFEIIHQSKKSRARVGRLHTPHGIIDTPNFVGVGTNGTLKALDNKTVHEIGLQLMFCNTYHLMLQPGTEIIKQAGGIHQFANRTMPIITDSGGFQVFSLAYGGVASEIKSKGTKKRDGSVLKITEDGVTFRSYRDGQKILLTPERSIQAQKDIGADIMISFDELPPYHISPRKLKESFERTHRWEERSLNEHLKNVNNQALYAVIHGGIDPELRKKSCEILTNMPFDGYSIGGSVGKNLPEMIVMLQATMPHLPPDKPNHLLGIGDIASLEASIPLGIDTFDSSHPTKAARHGLLFTKKGTVRIVKSGNASQLRPIEDDCACFTCQNYTLAYLCHLFKANELTAFTLATIHNLHFMVQLMKNYREQILRDQV; the protein is encoded by the coding sequence ATGCCCTTCTTTAAATTTGAAATTATTCATCAATCAAAAAAATCACGTGCACGCGTTGGTCGCTTACACACACCGCACGGCATTATTGACACGCCAAACTTTGTGGGTGTTGGCACGAATGGCACACTCAAAGCCTTAGACAACAAAACTGTTCATGAAATTGGTTTGCAATTAATGTTTTGCAATACCTACCACCTTATGCTGCAACCCGGCACCGAAATTATTAAGCAAGCCGGCGGTATTCACCAGTTTGCCAATCGCACCATGCCCATTATTACCGACTCGGGCGGGTTTCAAGTTTTTAGCCTTGCCTACGGCGGCGTTGCAAGCGAAATTAAAAGCAAAGGCACTAAAAAGCGCGACGGCAGCGTTTTAAAAATCACTGAAGATGGTGTTACCTTCAGATCATACCGCGATGGACAAAAAATATTGCTCACACCAGAACGCTCCATTCAAGCGCAAAAAGATATTGGCGCCGACATTATGATCAGCTTTGATGAGCTACCACCCTACCACATTTCACCACGCAAACTCAAAGAGTCGTTTGAACGCACGCACCGCTGGGAAGAACGCTCACTCAACGAACATTTAAAAAATGTAAACAACCAGGCATTGTACGCCGTTATTCACGGCGGCATTGACCCTGAACTAAGAAAAAAAAGTTGTGAAATTTTAACCAACATGCCTTTTGATGGTTACTCAATTGGCGGTAGCGTGGGCAAAAATTTACCAGAAATGATTGTCATGCTCCAGGCAACCATGCCGCACCTGCCACCAGACAAGCCCAACCACCTGCTGGGTATTGGCGATATTGCATCGCTTGAAGCCTCAATACCGCTGGGCATAGACACGTTCGACAGCTCACACCCAACCAAGGCTGCTCGGCATGGTTTGCTGTTTACCAAAAAAGGAACCGTGCGCATTGTTAAAAGCGGCAACGCTTCACAACTCAGACCCATTGAAGATGACTGCGCCTGCTTTACCTGCCAAAACTACACACTGGCTTACTTATGCCATCTTTTCAAAGCAAATGAACTGACAGCATTTACGCTGGCAACAATACACAATCTTCACTTTATGGTGCAGTTGATGAAAAATTATCGCGAGCAGATTTTACGTGATCAGGTTTAA
- a CDS encoding queuosine precursor transporter — protein MNEVIFFAHTLLMSLFTLAALKLGKEALISFICLQSILANLFVTKQMTLFGFDVTCSDVYMVGALFGLNLLQEFFGKKYVYSTIAISFFIVIFYLIMTQLHLAYLPNSYDSMQPHFAALLNFMPRIIIASIVTYVLVQLLDTQLYSALKLLFKGRYPFLRNLISLSCSQSIDTVMFSFLGLYGLVGSITHVIVVSLAIKIIAITLTSPFTTVAHRLMRNNNALL, from the coding sequence ATGAATGAGGTTATTTTTTTTGCACACACTTTGCTCATGAGCCTTTTTACCCTTGCCGCACTCAAACTTGGCAAAGAAGCGCTGATATCTTTTATTTGTTTGCAAAGCATTTTGGCAAATCTTTTTGTTACCAAACAAATGACGCTGTTTGGCTTTGATGTTACCTGCAGCGATGTTTATATGGTCGGCGCACTGTTTGGTCTGAACCTGCTTCAAGAATTTTTTGGTAAAAAGTATGTTTACTCAACAATTGCCATCAGCTTTTTTATTGTCATATTTTATTTGATTATGACGCAACTGCACCTTGCCTACCTACCAAACAGTTACGATTCCATGCAGCCACACTTTGCAGCCCTGCTAAACTTTATGCCACGCATTATTATTGCTTCAATTGTTACCTACGTTTTGGTACAACTTTTAGACACACAGCTTTATAGCGCACTCAAACTACTTTTCAAAGGCCGCTATCCATTTTTACGTAATCTTATTTCGCTCAGCTGCAGTCAATCAATTGATACTGTCATGTTTAGTTTCTTGGGGCTTTATGGACTAGTTGGCTCTATAACCCACGTTATTGTGGTAAGTCTTGCTATCAAAATAATTGCCATCACCCTGACCTCTCCCTTTACCACCGTTGCCCACCGGCTCATGAGGAATAATAATGCCCTTCTTTAA
- the murB gene encoding UDP-N-acetylmuramate dehydrogenase, whose amino-acid sequence MKIMHNVPLNDKNWFQTGGPAQYFAQPTTAGEFTQALAFASQEQLRVTLLGQGANVLISDQGITGLVIQPRINHLIIDREQGLVTAGAGLGMQEVIDAALDQGLHGLEDFSGIPGSIGGCVYINIHYFEYLLSDFLVRAHVINRTTGALEVVDKTWFGFGYNESALQRGDYYLVEATFKLSPVSFEQAWYHKGRRDEIVRHRAKRYPLARTCGSFFRNFRDDEPLPLIAGKRVPFVAYYLDKIGVKGALQVGGAVVSYQHANMLVTHEGASSNDVIMLARTMQMRVFESFGVLIEPECQFLGFSDYPLLKPDHVKSARDNFSSTAP is encoded by the coding sequence ATGAAGATTATGCACAACGTTCCATTGAACGATAAAAATTGGTTTCAAACGGGTGGCCCTGCTCAGTATTTTGCCCAGCCCACAACGGCAGGTGAGTTTACGCAAGCGCTGGCCTTTGCCAGTCAGGAGCAACTGCGCGTAACGCTTTTGGGGCAGGGCGCCAACGTTTTAATTAGTGATCAGGGTATCACGGGTCTGGTGATTCAACCGCGCATTAACCATTTGATTATTGATCGGGAACAGGGCTTGGTAACGGCCGGAGCGGGCCTTGGCATGCAAGAAGTTATTGATGCGGCATTGGACCAAGGGCTGCATGGACTTGAAGATTTTAGTGGCATCCCTGGTTCAATTGGTGGGTGTGTGTACATTAACATTCATTATTTTGAGTATTTACTCAGTGATTTTTTAGTGAGGGCTCACGTTATCAATCGCACAACCGGTGCTCTTGAAGTGGTTGATAAAACATGGTTTGGGTTTGGGTACAACGAGTCGGCGCTTCAACGTGGTGATTACTATTTGGTTGAAGCAACGTTTAAACTGAGCCCGGTAAGTTTTGAACAGGCCTGGTACCACAAAGGCCGGCGTGATGAGATTGTGCGGCACCGTGCCAAGCGCTATCCGCTCGCGCGTACCTGTGGTAGTTTTTTCCGCAACTTTCGTGATGACGAGCCGCTGCCACTTATTGCTGGTAAGCGGGTTCCGTTTGTTGCTTATTATTTGGACAAAATTGGTGTAAAGGGTGCTTTGCAGGTTGGCGGTGCTGTTGTTTCATATCAACATGCTAATATGCTGGTAACGCACGAGGGTGCTAGTTCAAACGATGTAATAATGCTTGCGCGCACTATGCAAATGCGTGTTTTTGAAAGCTTTGGGGTGTTGATTGAACCTGAGTGTCAGTTTCTTGGTTTTAGCGATTATCCGCTGCTTAAACCTGATCACGTAAAATCTGCTCGCGATAATTTTTCATCAACTGCACCATAA
- a CDS encoding Maf family protein: MKRDTLYLASQSFSRRQLLDYSGIHYKTIEHTSNECVVPREHDFHGYVMSIAHDKMNAVVLPAPQQDGGRCFVLTADSLVFTPQSRHILGKPENLADAKRMLALMREEPVEVVTACCLHKKVVRAGTWDVDQEISWTTSAVIEFYVDQDLQDWYFEKMPRALQACGAGIIEGFGDNFLKSINGSYSAVKGLPLFELRQALKKMGFTF, translated from the coding sequence ATGAAACGCGATACGCTTTATTTAGCCTCACAATCATTTTCTCGCCGTCAATTGCTAGATTATTCTGGCATTCATTATAAAACTATTGAGCACACCAGCAATGAGTGTGTGGTGCCGCGTGAGCATGATTTTCATGGCTATGTTATGTCTATTGCACACGACAAAATGAATGCGGTTGTGCTTCCAGCGCCGCAACAAGATGGTGGCAGATGCTTTGTGCTTACCGCAGATTCACTCGTTTTTACGCCACAAAGTCGTCATATTTTAGGTAAGCCAGAAAATTTGGCAGATGCCAAGCGTATGTTGGCGTTGATGCGCGAGGAGCCGGTTGAAGTGGTTACTGCTTGTTGTTTGCACAAAAAAGTAGTACGTGCGGGAACATGGGACGTTGACCAAGAAATTTCGTGGACTACGTCAGCGGTAATCGAATTTTATGTTGATCAAGATTTGCAAGATTGGTATTTCGAAAAAATGCCACGTGCTTTGCAAGCGTGTGGGGCCGGTATTATTGAAGGTTTTGGCGATAATTTTCTTAAATCAATTAACGGTTCATATTCTGCAGTTAAAGGCCTACCTCTTTTTGAATTGCGCCAAGCGCTTAAAAAAATGGGGTTTACGTTTTAA
- a CDS encoding HD domain-containing protein yields MNNRIKGRFLLISAATLVITWGMASHKKIMERCMSQVKNGQDTAQNQAFTPQDVQTPYGTFTVNEPVILEILESPVMQRIKKVNQFGVPQIVKGMKQYSRYDHCLGVWALLRRFGAGVEEQIAGLLHDASHTVFSHVADFMFNTEGSKDSYQDTIHEWYLTQGTIPAILAKHGMNLNDIMHKSGAHVALEQCLPDLCADRIEYNLREGVLLGIIDEHDVQVILNDLAFNDGHWFFNTPKIARLFSRIPLYLTQHSWGGPENFLINTWTVQALQRAMDIGLLTKDDFHFSTDDVVWDKLVHADDSVIKRAVRKIRTYKTSYEVSSKEDGYDYLISSKFRGVNPLVKDHDGFKRLTEIDKTYAHEYAQVRQVMAQGWAIKLVGYAAQGKHEDDEKHAA; encoded by the coding sequence ATGAATAATCGTATAAAAGGTAGATTTTTGCTGATTAGTGCCGCTACACTGGTCATAACGTGGGGTATGGCATCACATAAAAAAATCATGGAGCGCTGTATGTCGCAGGTAAAAAATGGTCAAGACACAGCTCAAAACCAGGCGTTTACTCCTCAAGATGTGCAAACGCCGTATGGCACTTTTACGGTTAACGAACCGGTTATTCTAGAAATTCTAGAAAGTCCGGTTATGCAGCGGATTAAGAAGGTTAACCAATTTGGGGTGCCGCAAATTGTTAAAGGCATGAAGCAGTATTCGCGTTACGACCATTGTCTTGGTGTTTGGGCACTTTTACGCCGCTTTGGTGCTGGTGTTGAAGAGCAGATTGCTGGCTTGTTGCACGATGCTTCGCATACAGTCTTTTCGCACGTTGCAGATTTTATGTTTAATACTGAAGGTTCAAAAGATTCTTATCAAGATACCATTCATGAATGGTATTTAACGCAGGGTACCATTCCTGCAATTTTGGCAAAACATGGCATGAATTTGAATGATATTATGCACAAAAGTGGTGCTCATGTGGCTCTTGAGCAATGCTTGCCAGACCTGTGCGCCGATCGCATTGAGTATAATTTGCGAGAAGGTGTTTTGTTGGGCATTATTGACGAGCACGATGTTCAAGTTATCTTGAATGATCTTGCTTTTAACGATGGTCATTGGTTTTTTAATACGCCAAAAATTGCACGTCTTTTTTCTCGTATACCGCTTTATCTTACGCAACATTCTTGGGGTGGTCCTGAAAACTTTTTAATTAATACCTGGACCGTGCAGGCGCTACAACGAGCTATGGACATTGGTTTGCTGACCAAAGATGATTTTCATTTTTCTACTGACGATGTGGTGTGGGACAAGCTGGTGCACGCAGATGATTCAGTAATCAAGCGTGCGGTAAGAAAGATAAGAACATACAAAACGTCGTATGAAGTGAGTAGCAAAGAAGATGGTTATGACTATTTGATTTCTTCTAAGTTTCGGGGTGTAAACCCGCTTGTTAAAGATCATGATGGGTTTAAGCGCTTAACTGAGATTGACAAGACTTATGCTCACGAGTACGCTCAGGTGCGTCAGGTTATGGCTCAGGGCTGGGCCATAAAACTTGTTGGTTATGCAGCTCAAGGCAAGCATGAAGACGATGAAAAGCACGCCGCTTAA
- the dprA gene encoding DNA-processing protein DprA — MIHEKNRQVLLHLLLLFGIGPVVILKILSYLMQQQKPDQWCDDFIDHLPTSNLDLESLYALTYEDFLNMGLSEKAAQGLCDGLADKTLLEKELHALEKTDIRLITLFDKEYPSLLRHIHVPPTALYVRGKLDEPVTPRIAFVGARLADSYGQRAVSLLVPPLVGAGFETVSGGALGIDTMVHHETLVHGGKTIVVLGSGLLDLYPEQNEPLFEQVCERDGALVSPFPLRSAPERGHFPARNRIIAGLSQGCVVVQAAEKSGALITANFALEQGRQVFAVPGSIFSELSFGCHKLLAQGAKSVHNAQAIFEEFGYGPQPVPVVVAPAKRVTNEPKQIQKTIEKAVEKISELAIPLDPILVCLQEPRTLDELCMSTGFSLDQMNDKLFELHLAGKVKQNFSGTWQAA; from the coding sequence TTGATTCATGAAAAAAATAGGCAGGTGCTTTTGCACCTGCTTTTACTATTTGGGATAGGCCCAGTAGTAATTTTAAAAATACTTTCTTATTTAATGCAACAGCAAAAACCAGACCAGTGGTGTGACGATTTTATTGATCACTTGCCAACAAGCAATCTTGATTTAGAAAGTCTTTATGCTTTAACGTATGAAGATTTTTTGAACATGGGTTTAAGCGAAAAAGCAGCGCAAGGTTTGTGCGATGGCCTTGCAGATAAAACGTTGCTTGAAAAAGAATTGCATGCGCTTGAAAAAACAGACATTCGTTTGATTACGCTGTTTGACAAAGAATATCCAAGTTTATTACGTCACATTCACGTGCCGCCAACTGCTTTGTATGTGCGTGGAAAGTTAGACGAACCAGTAACGCCGCGCATTGCGTTTGTTGGGGCGCGCTTAGCAGATTCGTATGGCCAACGTGCTGTTTCTTTGTTGGTACCGCCACTTGTGGGGGCTGGTTTTGAAACGGTGAGCGGTGGTGCGTTGGGTATTGATACCATGGTGCATCATGAAACGCTCGTGCATGGTGGTAAGACTATTGTGGTTTTAGGTTCGGGCTTGCTCGATTTGTATCCAGAACAAAATGAACCGTTGTTTGAACAAGTTTGTGAGCGTGACGGAGCGCTTGTTTCGCCATTTCCGCTGCGTTCTGCTCCCGAACGTGGGCATTTTCCTGCACGCAATCGCATTATTGCCGGATTGTCACAAGGCTGTGTGGTGGTGCAAGCGGCTGAAAAAAGCGGAGCACTTATTACGGCCAATTTTGCGCTTGAGCAAGGTCGCCAAGTTTTTGCAGTGCCCGGTTCAATTTTTAGTGAGTTGAGTTTTGGTTGCCACAAGCTTCTTGCGCAAGGTGCTAAAAGTGTGCACAATGCGCAAGCAATTTTTGAAGAGTTTGGTTATGGCCCGCAACCAGTGCCTGTTGTTGTAGCACCGGCAAAGCGTGTCACTAACGAGCCAAAGCAGATTCAAAAAACAATAGAAAAAGCTGTAGAAAAAATTAGTGAGCTGGCCATTCCGCTCGATCCAATTTTGGTTTGCTTGCAAGAACCGCGTACGCTTGACGAGTTGTGCATGTCTACCGGCTTTTCATTGGACCAGATGAATGATAAATTGTTTGAATTACATTTAGCAGGTAAAGTAAAACAAAACTTTTCGGGCACATGGCAAGCTGCATAA
- a CDS encoding CDP-alcohol phosphatidyltransferase family protein gives MKKSHSLLSKIYQDRRWVNVSNTLTFLRIVLAPVVALGVFYQAWYVTFFIFVLASVSDVLDGYCARLFNEKTALGEILDPIADKFFLLCCLGSLAFLATPSFYIPAWFVVLFCVRELIILVGTFILIRTNARFHIEPTIWGKLTTLFQLLFIAWIFICYFLQWAPAKTYMAVVVLLALFSALSLVQYMRIGMSYLCGFSRSDNDKI, from the coding sequence ATGAAAAAAAGTCACTCGCTTCTCTCAAAAATATATCAAGATCGCCGATGGGTTAACGTGTCTAACACGTTAACCTTCTTGCGTATTGTGTTAGCGCCCGTGGTTGCGTTGGGTGTTTTTTATCAGGCTTGGTACGTAACATTTTTCATTTTTGTGCTTGCATCGGTCAGTGATGTGTTGGATGGTTATTGTGCACGGTTGTTTAATGAAAAAACGGCGTTGGGCGAAATTTTAGATCCAATCGCCGATAAGTTTTTTTTGTTATGTTGCTTGGGTTCTTTGGCTTTTCTTGCAACGCCGTCATTTTATATTCCTGCGTGGTTTGTTGTGCTCTTTTGTGTGCGCGAGCTCATTATTTTGGTTGGTACGTTTATTTTAATTCGTACTAACGCACGTTTTCATATTGAGCCAACTATTTGGGGAAAATTAACAACCTTGTTTCAGCTACTTTTCATTGCATGGATTTTTATCTGCTACTTTTTGCAGTGGGCACCAGCAAAAACGTATATGGCTGTTGTTGTTTTACTTGCGCTTTTTTCTGCTCTTTCTTTGGTGCAGTACATGCGCATTGGCATGAGTTATTTATGCGGTTTTTCAAGAAGTGATAATGACAAGATATAA